A genomic stretch from Georgenia muralis includes:
- a CDS encoding PH domain-containing protein: MDATPAVPVHDPFQPEGITFTPVSRGLVTARLVVAAAVLVPVGVVAVAAAVMAGGWAWMAPAVVVAIATWLVWLVPRQVGAIGYAEAEDDLLVRKGILFRSLTVVPYGRMQFVDVGAGPLDRRFGVAGVQLHTASAQTDAKIPGLPPQEAARLRDRLTARGEARLAGL, translated from the coding sequence ATGGACGCCACCCCGGCCGTGCCGGTGCACGACCCCTTCCAGCCCGAGGGCATCACCTTCACCCCCGTCTCACGCGGCCTCGTCACCGCCCGCCTCGTCGTCGCGGCGGCCGTGCTGGTCCCGGTCGGTGTCGTCGCCGTGGCGGCGGCGGTGATGGCGGGCGGATGGGCGTGGATGGCTCCCGCGGTCGTGGTCGCGATCGCGACCTGGCTCGTGTGGCTCGTGCCGCGCCAGGTCGGTGCCATCGGCTACGCCGAGGCCGAGGACGACCTGCTCGTGCGCAAGGGGATCCTCTTCCGCTCCCTCACGGTGGTCCCCTACGGCCGGATGCAGTTCGTCGACGTCGGCGCCGGCCCGCTGGACCGCCGCTTCGGGGTCGCCGGGGTGCAGCTGCACACTGCGTCGGCCCAGACCGACGCCAAGATCCCCGGTCTCCCGCCCCAGGAGGCGGCGCGGCTGCGGGACCGGCTGACCGCGCGCGGCGAGGCCCGGCTGGCGGGGCTGTGA
- the folK gene encoding 2-amino-4-hydroxy-6-hydroxymethyldihydropteridine diphosphokinase, which yields MSIPGPDGRDLDRIRLLGLRAFGHHGVLAHERAQGQTFVADVVLHLDTRAAAATDDLADTVSYATVAEDVVAVLGGEPVDLLETLAERIAAVVLAHGVRAVDVTVHKPGAPLSVPFDDVELVIRRHADRDEDRGARAAGIPADDATGDARPTGDGDPTDDGGPIGEAGPTDDATGDAGRADDRVGAEVPGSDRRPAGPLTTRPAAEVPFVLALGANLGDAVATLRATVAALTAAEDVEVSAVSPLARTAAVLAPGQPDQPDYLNAVVVGTTTLAPLELFDLARRLEDAHGRAREERWGARTLDVDVITYADLRSDDPELTLPHPRAHERAFVLLPWSQVEPDAVLPEHGGVAELADRAADRSTVRWLALDWLEGPGEQGAR from the coding sequence GTGAGCATCCCGGGCCCCGACGGGCGCGACCTCGACCGCATCCGACTGCTCGGGCTGCGTGCCTTCGGCCACCACGGCGTGCTCGCGCACGAGCGCGCGCAGGGCCAGACCTTCGTCGCCGACGTCGTGCTCCACCTGGACACGCGCGCGGCCGCCGCCACCGACGACCTCGCCGACACGGTCAGCTACGCCACGGTTGCCGAGGACGTCGTCGCCGTCCTCGGCGGGGAGCCGGTGGACCTGCTGGAGACCCTGGCCGAGCGCATCGCCGCGGTCGTCCTCGCCCACGGCGTCCGCGCCGTCGACGTCACCGTGCACAAGCCCGGCGCCCCGCTGTCGGTGCCCTTCGACGACGTCGAGCTCGTCATCCGCCGCCATGCCGACCGCGACGAGGACCGCGGCGCCCGGGCGGCCGGGATCCCGGCCGACGACGCGACCGGTGACGCGCGCCCGACCGGCGACGGGGACCCGACCGACGACGGCGGCCCGATCGGCGAAGCGGGCCCGACCGACGACGCGACCGGCGACGCGGGCCGGGCCGACGACCGGGTCGGCGCCGAGGTCCCCGGGAGCGACCGGCGCCCCGCGGGCCCGCTGACCACCCGCCCCGCCGCCGAGGTGCCCTTCGTCCTCGCGCTCGGGGCCAACCTCGGCGACGCCGTCGCCACCCTGCGAGCGACCGTCGCGGCCCTGACGGCGGCCGAGGACGTCGAGGTCAGCGCCGTCTCGCCGCTCGCGAGGACGGCCGCGGTCCTGGCGCCCGGGCAGCCTGACCAGCCCGACTACCTCAACGCCGTCGTCGTCGGGACCACCACCCTCGCGCCGCTGGAGCTCTTCGACCTCGCGCGCCGTCTCGAGGACGCGCACGGCCGGGCCCGGGAGGAGCGCTGGGGCGCGCGGACCCTCGACGTCGACGTCATCACCTACGCCGACCTGCGCTCCGACGACCCGGAGCTGACCCTGCCGCACCCGCGCGCGCACGAGCGGGCGTTCGTCCTGCTGCCCTGGTCGCAGGTGGAGCCGGACGCGGTGCTGCCCGAGCACGGCGGCGTGGCCGAGCTCGCTGACCGGGCCGCCGACCGTTCCACCGTGCGCTGGCTGGCGCTCGACTGGCTCGAGGGTCCTGGCGAGCAGGGGGCCCGATGA
- a CDS encoding DUF3180 domain-containing protein, with protein sequence MTRTSARSLVLIAGGVLVLALLVLSGLDGRGYLPVPVPLASALGPALLSLLLLWLGRGVRRLIRREHTFMTPLGAARVVALAKACALVGSALVGYFGAQLLLTLDNLGAPLPRAQAWAAGLALVVSLVLVGVALVVEWWCRVPPEDDDPDHPRGPRAANPA encoded by the coding sequence ATGACCCGCACGTCGGCGCGCTCCCTCGTGCTCATCGCGGGTGGCGTCCTCGTCCTTGCGCTGCTGGTCCTGTCCGGCCTGGACGGGCGCGGCTACCTCCCCGTCCCCGTGCCGCTCGCCAGCGCCCTGGGGCCGGCCCTGCTCTCCCTGCTCCTGCTGTGGCTGGGGCGCGGGGTGCGGCGCCTCATCCGGCGCGAGCACACGTTCATGACCCCGCTCGGCGCCGCCCGGGTCGTCGCGCTGGCCAAGGCCTGCGCGCTCGTCGGCTCGGCCCTGGTGGGCTACTTCGGCGCCCAGCTGCTCCTCACCCTGGACAACCTGGGCGCCCCCCTGCCCCGCGCCCAGGCGTGGGCGGCCGGCCTCGCCCTCGTGGTGAGCCTCGTCCTGGTGGGCGTGGCGCTCGTCGTGGAGTGGTGGTGCCGGGTGCCCCCGGAGGACGACGACCCCGACCACCCGCGCGGCCCCCGGGCCGCGAACCCCGCCTGA
- the folE gene encoding GTP cyclohydrolase I FolE: MLDGGTAVRPYDPEGVRRAVRDLLVAVGEDPDREGLAGTPDRMARAYAEMFAGLAEDPADHLDAVFDIGHEEMVLVRDIPLYSMCEHHLLPFHGVAHVGYIPAVDGRVTGLSKLARLVEGYARRPQVQERLTSQVADALVARLEPRGAIVVVEAEHLCMSMRGVRKPGARTMTSAVRGRMRNAATRSEAMSLILAGTR, translated from the coding sequence CTGCTCGACGGCGGCACCGCCGTGCGGCCCTACGACCCCGAGGGCGTGCGGCGCGCGGTGCGCGACCTCCTCGTCGCGGTCGGGGAGGACCCCGACCGCGAGGGCCTCGCCGGGACGCCCGACCGGATGGCCCGCGCCTACGCGGAGATGTTCGCCGGGCTGGCGGAGGACCCCGCCGATCACCTCGACGCCGTCTTCGACATCGGGCACGAGGAGATGGTCCTCGTGCGCGACATCCCCCTGTACTCGATGTGCGAGCACCACCTCCTGCCCTTCCACGGCGTCGCCCACGTCGGGTACATCCCCGCCGTCGACGGCCGGGTGACGGGCCTGAGCAAGCTCGCCCGCCTGGTCGAGGGCTACGCCCGCCGGCCGCAGGTGCAGGAGCGGCTCACCTCGCAGGTGGCCGATGCGCTCGTGGCCCGGCTCGAGCCGCGCGGGGCGATCGTCGTCGTCGAGGCCGAGCACCTGTGCATGTCCATGCGGGGCGTGCGCAAGCCCGGCGCCCGCACGATGACGTCGGCGGTGCGAGGTCGGATGCGCAACGCCGCCACGCGGTCGGAGGCCATGAGCCTCATCCTCGCCGGCACCCGCTGA
- the folP gene encoding dihydropteroate synthase has protein sequence MYSSDGPRRRAPQGLPRALRDRSRTLVMGVVNVTPDSFSDGGQWYDTEVAIAHARHLVTQGADLVDVGGESTRPGAEPVTPAEELARVLPVVETLAREGVAVSVDTINAMTARACVEAGAVVVNDVSGGLADRSMAATVADTGITYVIQHWRGTPETMASLAVYDDVVGEVCAELADRVSAAHAAGVRDEQIVLDPGLGFAKEAEHNWRLLAHLDDLAALGYPLLVGASRKRFLAGVVPAQVAAEPLARDAATAAVSALAAAAGVWAVRVHEVAGTADAVRVAAAWRSGR, from the coding sequence GTGTACTCGAGCGATGGACCACGACGCCGGGCTCCCCAGGGGCTGCCGCGGGCGCTGCGGGACCGCTCGCGCACGCTCGTGATGGGCGTCGTCAACGTCACGCCCGACTCCTTCTCCGACGGCGGCCAGTGGTACGACACCGAGGTGGCCATCGCCCACGCCCGGCACCTGGTGACCCAGGGCGCGGACCTCGTCGACGTCGGCGGCGAGTCCACCCGTCCCGGCGCCGAGCCGGTCACCCCGGCGGAGGAGCTCGCCCGGGTCCTGCCCGTGGTCGAGACCCTCGCGCGGGAGGGGGTCGCCGTCAGCGTCGACACCATCAACGCCATGACCGCGCGGGCGTGCGTCGAGGCCGGCGCCGTCGTCGTCAACGACGTCTCCGGCGGTCTGGCGGACCGGTCGATGGCGGCCACCGTGGCCGACACCGGCATCACGTACGTCATCCAGCACTGGCGCGGCACCCCCGAGACGATGGCCTCCCTGGCCGTCTACGACGACGTCGTCGGCGAGGTCTGCGCCGAGCTCGCCGACCGCGTCTCCGCCGCCCACGCCGCCGGGGTGCGCGACGAGCAGATCGTCCTGGACCCGGGCCTGGGCTTCGCCAAGGAGGCGGAGCACAACTGGCGCCTGCTGGCGCACCTCGACGACCTCGCCGCCCTGGGCTACCCCCTCCTCGTCGGTGCCTCCCGCAAGCGGTTCCTCGCCGGGGTGGTCCCCGCGCAGGTGGCGGCCGAGCCGCTGGCCCGCGACGCCGCCACCGCGGCCGTGAGCGCCCTGGCAGCCGCCGCCGGCGTCTGGGCGGTCCGCGTCCACGAGGTCGCCGGGACGGCCGACGCCGTCCGGGTCGCCGCGGCCTGGCGGTCGGGGCGCTGA